In the Candidatus Cloacimonas acidaminovorans str. Evry genome, one interval contains:
- a CDS encoding type IV pilus twitching motility protein PilT — MTIHELLRFTAEAGASDLHIAAGSHPMVRVNGRMKKLNLPIQSPEEVETLVYGVMNESQQALFKKNLEIDFSTKLSNDVRFRVNAFHQINGVSCAFRVIPNEIKSYEELHLPDILKRLTTKEKGLILVTGPTGSGKSTTLATMIDTINDSRNCHIITIEDPIEFVHRSKNSLINQRELGHDTWSFTAALRSALREDPDVILVGEMRDLETVSLALTAAETGHLVFATLHTGSCTKSIDRIIDMFPKEQQQQVRSMLSESLEAVIAQTLLPTKDGKGRVPAVEIMIANAAVRNLIREEKTYQIPSIIQASTKEGMQTRDQSLYNLVMNNLIERTIAEEFADNPKQFATGAGF; from the coding sequence TTGACAATCCATGAATTACTGCGCTTTACTGCAGAAGCAGGTGCGTCTGACCTTCATATAGCGGCTGGCTCACATCCTATGGTTCGGGTAAATGGCAGAATGAAAAAATTAAATCTGCCAATTCAAAGTCCGGAAGAGGTGGAAACACTTGTTTACGGAGTGATGAACGAATCACAGCAAGCTCTCTTTAAAAAGAATCTGGAAATTGACTTTTCCACGAAATTGAGCAATGATGTCCGATTCAGAGTGAACGCTTTTCACCAGATAAATGGTGTTTCCTGTGCTTTCAGAGTGATTCCTAATGAGATAAAAAGTTATGAGGAACTCCATCTGCCCGATATCTTAAAGCGCTTAACTACAAAAGAAAAAGGGCTGATTCTGGTTACAGGACCTACGGGAAGCGGAAAATCAACTACTTTGGCTACAATGATTGATACTATAAATGATAGCCGTAACTGCCATATTATTACTATTGAAGACCCTATTGAATTTGTCCACCGCAGTAAAAACAGCTTAATCAATCAGCGTGAACTGGGTCATGATACCTGGAGCTTTACAGCTGCCTTAAGAAGTGCCTTGCGTGAAGACCCGGATGTGATTTTAGTCGGTGAAATGCGTGATCTGGAGACGGTATCTTTAGCATTAACAGCTGCTGAAACAGGTCACTTGGTTTTTGCTACTTTGCATACCGGAAGCTGCACAAAATCCATAGACCGGATAATAGATATGTTTCCTAAGGAACAACAACAGCAGGTGCGTTCAATGCTTTCGGAATCCCTGGAAGCGGTTATAGCACAAACTTTGTTACCTACCAAAGATGGTAAAGGTCGTGTTCCGGCTGTAGAAATAATGATTGCTAATGCTGCTGTGCGAAATCTGATCCGTGAAGAAAAAACCTATCAGATACCGTCTATAATTCAAGCAAGCACCAAGGAAGGAATGCAAACCAGAGAT
- a CDS encoding prepilin-type N-terminal cleavage/methylation domain-containing protein, which translates to MLRKLKNQKGFTLIEILVVVIIVAILAALAVPRYLRYVEKSRSTEAQTAINTIRKTYDIYMQTNGTTEGFSMEQALKEASLGESTVKNWKFEVVGNPPKKFIATSTQDFAGGEGKQVWYDVTDAKFHGYGVDTWTNPETGGMETD; encoded by the coding sequence ATGCTCAGGAAACTGAAAAATCAAAAGGGTTTTACCCTAATTGAAATCTTAGTGGTGGTTATTATTGTAGCCATTTTGGCTGCATTGGCAGTTCCCCGCTATTTGCGTTATGTAGAAAAATCCCGTAGTACAGAAGCACAAACTGCAATAAACACCATTCGTAAAACATACGATATCTATATGCAAACCAACGGAACCACAGAAGGTTTTTCTATGGAACAGGCATTAAAAGAAGCCAGTTTGGGTGAAAGTACTGTTAAAAACTGGAAATTTGAAGTTGTCGGTAACCCCCCGAAAAAATTTATTGCCACTTCCACTCAGGACTTTGCTGGTGGTGAAGGAAAACAGGTTTGGTACGATGTTACCGATGCTAAATTCCATGGTTACGGAGTTGATACTTGGACTAATCCCGAAACCGGAGGAATGGAAACTGACTAA